One stretch of Variovorax sp. 54 DNA includes these proteins:
- the icmH gene encoding type IVB secretion system protein IcmH/DotU, with the protein MNKAPSLLGGDAPPASFTPAGVATGADSSLLDLLYDGFVMLFLLKKKQQPATTEQFLTGIRNYLGEFERNARKLDATAEQIHAAKYAFCATVDEFVLSAPEFAIRSEWERRPLQLTLFGDQLAGENFFNMLEVERAHGAARIQTLEVFYMCLLLGFQGKYAIDGTEKLAYLTARVGDEIANARGKRTPFAPHWPLPDLISHSLKREAPQWVVAALFSLIGLLGFVGLSAHLGSTTQGALASYQDIVKLGPRQANLTISLP; encoded by the coding sequence CTGAACAAGGCCCCTTCCCTGCTGGGCGGCGACGCGCCGCCCGCGTCGTTCACGCCCGCGGGCGTGGCGACCGGTGCCGATTCGAGCCTGCTCGACCTGCTGTACGACGGCTTCGTGATGCTGTTCCTGCTGAAGAAGAAGCAGCAGCCCGCCACCACCGAGCAGTTCCTCACGGGCATCCGCAACTACCTGGGCGAGTTCGAGCGCAACGCGCGCAAGCTCGATGCCACGGCCGAGCAGATCCACGCCGCCAAGTACGCCTTCTGCGCCACGGTCGACGAGTTCGTGCTATCGGCGCCCGAGTTCGCGATTCGCTCCGAATGGGAGCGCCGGCCGCTGCAGCTCACGCTGTTCGGCGACCAGCTGGCGGGCGAGAACTTCTTCAACATGCTCGAGGTCGAGCGGGCCCACGGCGCCGCGCGCATCCAGACGCTCGAGGTGTTCTACATGTGCCTGCTGCTGGGCTTCCAGGGCAAGTACGCCATCGACGGCACCGAGAAGCTGGCCTACCTCACCGCGCGCGTGGGCGACGAGATTGCCAACGCACGCGGCAAGCGCACGCCGTTCGCGCCGCACTGGCCGCTGCCCGACCTCATCTCGCACTCGCTCAAGCGCGAGGCGCCGCAGTGGGTGGTGGCCGCGCTGTTCTCGCTCATCGGCCTGCTCGGCTTCGTCGGCCTCTCGGCGCACCTGGGCAGCACCACGCAGGGCGCGCTCGCGAGCTACCAGGACATCGTGAAGCTCGGCCCGCGCCAGGCCAACCTGACGATCTCATTGCCATGA
- the tssA gene encoding type VI secretion system protein TssA: MTVATNRLDPSALLAPISEAKPCGEDMLFSREFDAIQEARKHDDPSLEQGEWVIELKEANWPFVIAECDKLLRASTKDLRLAVWLTDALASQRGFEGLADGYRLLTGLCRQYWDELHPQPEGGDIEMRIGTVTWLISRSVELLQRAPIVSDGSTGHSALVWETALALDQAIRRTPAQADELQRNKVTVDQFDRLRRATPAKFLQKTHRDVHACEQALAEFEAVFDERTASNGPSFRAAKDAATAIRQTVERFAREAGVPIDNGAAPQAPAAAPAASAPTAPSRIEPVFDAAMPHSPPSYHAVAHAPAAQPPGIHSRAQAIAQLKEVAAYFEQTEPSSPAAYMANKAARWADMPLHAWLRNVIKNEQELAQLVDLLDLPKGDDESR, encoded by the coding sequence ATGACGGTCGCGACGAACAGGCTCGACCCGTCGGCCCTGCTGGCCCCGATCTCGGAGGCCAAGCCTTGCGGCGAGGACATGCTGTTCTCGCGCGAGTTCGACGCCATCCAGGAAGCACGCAAGCACGACGACCCCTCGCTCGAACAGGGCGAATGGGTCATCGAGCTGAAAGAGGCCAACTGGCCCTTCGTGATCGCCGAGTGCGACAAGCTGCTGCGCGCCTCCACCAAAGACTTGCGCCTGGCCGTGTGGCTCACCGACGCGCTGGCCAGCCAGCGCGGCTTCGAAGGGCTGGCCGATGGTTATCGCCTGCTCACCGGCCTGTGCCGCCAGTACTGGGACGAACTGCATCCGCAGCCCGAGGGCGGCGACATCGAGATGCGGATCGGCACCGTCACCTGGCTGATCTCGCGCTCGGTCGAGCTGCTGCAGCGCGCGCCCATCGTGAGCGACGGCAGCACCGGCCACAGCGCGCTGGTCTGGGAGACCGCACTGGCGCTCGACCAGGCCATCCGCCGCACGCCGGCGCAGGCCGACGAGCTGCAGCGCAACAAGGTGACGGTCGACCAGTTCGACCGCCTGCGCCGCGCCACGCCCGCGAAGTTCCTGCAGAAGACGCACCGCGACGTGCACGCCTGCGAGCAGGCGCTGGCCGAGTTCGAGGCCGTGTTCGACGAACGCACCGCCTCCAACGGCCCGAGCTTTCGCGCCGCGAAGGACGCGGCCACGGCCATCCGCCAGACCGTCGAGCGCTTTGCGCGCGAGGCCGGCGTGCCGATCGACAACGGCGCAGCGCCACAGGCGCCCGCTGCTGCACCGGCCGCCAGTGCACCGACGGCTCCTTCACGCATCGAACCCGTCTTCGACGCCGCCATGCCCCATTCACCACCCTCGTACCACGCGGTCGCGCACGCACCCGCCGCGCAGCCGCCCGGCATCCACAGCCGCGCGCAGGCCATCGCGCAGCTCAAGGAAGTGGCGGCGTATTTCGAGCAGACCGAGCCTTCGAGCCCGGCCGCCTACATGGCGAACAAGGCCGCACGCTGGGCCGACATGCCGCTGCATGCCTGGCTGCGCAACGTGATCAAGAACGAGCAGGAGCTGGCCCAGCTGGTGGACCTGCTCGACCTGCCGAAGGGCGACGACGAGTCACGCTGA
- a CDS encoding OmpA family protein: MNCSLRVLVLSMACGLALVPAVQAQQPPQQPAAGTTAARVETTVAAVGKGEPVVAGGQVPDEATRAAVIEALRRIYGPSGVIDKIEVVSTVSMPANWAANVQRLITPSLKDIHRGQFQIEGTQMALSGEVGNEALRQKIVSDMANALNPTYTIKNSLRVPVSEQIAVDQVLGNRTIEFELGSATLTGKGRAILDEMAPILQKLTNKSVAVVGHTDNAGNRTSNLALSQSRAESVKGYLVGKGIDPMTLSTSGVGPDQPVASNATDEGRSRNRRIEFRVGR, from the coding sequence ATGAATTGTTCTTTGCGCGTTCTCGTGCTGTCCATGGCCTGCGGGCTCGCGCTCGTGCCGGCCGTGCAGGCCCAGCAACCACCACAACAACCCGCGGCGGGCACCACCGCCGCGCGCGTCGAGACCACGGTTGCGGCCGTCGGCAAGGGCGAGCCGGTCGTGGCCGGCGGGCAGGTGCCCGACGAGGCCACGCGCGCCGCCGTCATCGAGGCGCTGCGCCGCATCTACGGCCCCAGCGGCGTGATCGACAAGATCGAGGTGGTGAGCACCGTCAGCATGCCGGCCAACTGGGCCGCCAACGTGCAGCGGCTGATCACGCCTTCGCTCAAGGACATCCACCGCGGCCAGTTCCAGATCGAGGGCACCCAGATGGCGCTGAGCGGCGAGGTCGGCAACGAGGCGCTGCGCCAGAAGATCGTGAGCGACATGGCGAACGCGCTCAACCCGACCTACACCATCAAGAACAGCCTGCGCGTGCCGGTGTCGGAGCAGATCGCGGTCGACCAGGTGCTGGGCAACCGCACCATCGAGTTCGAGCTGGGCAGCGCCACGCTCACGGGCAAGGGCCGCGCCATCCTCGACGAGATGGCGCCGATCCTGCAGAAGCTCACCAACAAGTCGGTGGCGGTGGTGGGCCACACCGACAACGCCGGCAATCGCACGTCGAACCTGGCGCTGAGCCAGTCGCGTGCCGAATCGGTCAAGGGCTACCTGGTGGGCAAGGGCATCGATCCGATGACGCTCTCGACCTCGGGCGTGGGCCCGGACCAGCCGGTGGCGAGCAATGCGACCGACGAGGGGCGCTCGCGCAACCGGCGCATCGAGTTCCGCGTCGGACGCTAA
- the tagF gene encoding type VI secretion system-associated protein TagF has translation MSAPQQLCYFGKLPGRGDFVKGLYNPQLIKVFDHWLSQTMEMLSEDPRWKLIYDNAAPMHFVCLGSRSRVAIAGHLRASRDESSRRYPFLAATSVDVDEALDFMRGAPMLVGPYWDRMAVQVQSLAAGTDLDSELKKFEAIDPAIETGFKKSASRATYAAFTRDTSLLRIEQMLNFDGHKVSLRRAILALGLLLQPVMASAVSHLDKGLTLPLPRDPVDRSLIATFWLEMVSQFLAKADFELVLLVTEIDGRARLVIGFNGLSPRSLQSVLHPQVYTEHNIDIDNPEWVEDTIHSNYAMFKLVSYLDQPQLPLDIVLSAFREVFIGE, from the coding sequence ATGAGCGCGCCACAACAGCTGTGCTACTTCGGCAAGTTGCCCGGTCGCGGCGACTTCGTGAAGGGCCTGTACAACCCGCAGCTCATCAAGGTGTTCGACCACTGGCTGTCGCAGACCATGGAGATGCTGTCGGAAGACCCGCGCTGGAAGCTGATCTACGACAACGCGGCCCCGATGCACTTCGTGTGCCTGGGCTCGCGCAGCCGCGTGGCGATTGCGGGGCACCTGCGTGCGAGCCGCGACGAGTCGTCGCGCCGCTACCCGTTCCTGGCGGCCACCTCGGTGGACGTGGACGAGGCGCTCGACTTCATGCGCGGCGCGCCGATGCTCGTCGGCCCCTACTGGGACCGCATGGCGGTGCAGGTGCAGTCGCTGGCGGCCGGCACCGACCTGGACAGCGAGCTGAAGAAGTTCGAGGCCATCGATCCGGCCATCGAGACCGGCTTCAAGAAGTCGGCCTCGCGCGCCACCTATGCCGCCTTCACGCGCGACACCAGCCTGCTGCGCATCGAGCAGATGCTCAACTTCGACGGCCACAAGGTGTCGCTGCGCCGTGCCATCCTGGCGCTTGGTTTGCTGCTGCAGCCGGTGATGGCCAGCGCCGTGTCGCACCTGGACAAGGGGCTCACGCTGCCGCTGCCGCGCGACCCGGTCGACCGCTCGCTGATCGCCACCTTCTGGCTCGAAATGGTGTCGCAGTTTCTGGCCAAGGCCGACTTCGAGCTGGTGCTGCTGGTCACCGAGATCGACGGCCGCGCGCGGCTGGTGATCGGTTTCAACGGCCTGTCACCGCGCAGCCTGCAGAGCGTGCTGCACCCGCAGGTCTACACCGAGCACAACATCGACATCGACAACCCGGAGTGGGTCGAGGACACCATCCACAGCAACTACGCGATGTTCAAGCTGGTGAGCTACCTCGACCAGCCGCAGCTGCCGCTGGACATCGTGCTCAGCGCCTTTCGCGAAGTCTTCATCGGGGAATGA